The segment TCACCTTCCCGTTATTACTCACATGTCCAGACACCTCGTATGTTTTGCCTTTAGCGGGGTACTGTGGGGATTTCTCCCCGGCATCGTGCCACTTGCTCCCGTTGACTTGTTTCACCGCTCCGCCTCCGCTACCGGAGATGGTCGTTCTCCTCCGGCGGGTTGCGGGCCCTTTCATTTCGCCTCTGTCGCTCATTTCGGCGGATTTAATTGCGCAGTTTTTACCTGCCTGACATTGCTGGTTAACCTGCAGtcacttgtttgtgtgtttccagcCGCTGCGTTACATCGAGAGCTAAATGAATAGTCCCAAGTCGTGTCAGAGCTGCTCCTTATGAATGATAAGACGTTTCATCA is part of the Plectropomus leopardus isolate mb unplaced genomic scaffold, YSFRI_Pleo_2.0 unplaced_scaffold18910, whole genome shotgun sequence genome and harbors:
- the LOC121965177 gene encoding diacylglycerol O-acyltransferase 1-like, translating into MSDRGEMKGPATRRRRTTISGSGGGAVKQVNGSKWHDAGEKSPQYPAKGKTYEVSGHVSNNGKVNREADKEMITSPRKQKTVVEDFNERLSCHVLQESLLSSASGYSNYRGILNWCVVMLVSKTVHSE